The following is a genomic window from Corallococcus soli.
CTACCGCGTGTTGGAGACGCTCGGCAGTGGCGGGGCCGGGACCGTGTATCGGGCCCGGGACCGCCGCACGAACGACGAAGTCGCGCTGAAGCTCCTGTCGACCGGTCCGTCCCTGGACGACCGCGCCGCACGCAGACTCGTGCGCGAATTCGAGACCCTGGCGGACCTGGCGCACCCCAACGTGGTGAAGGTCTTCGAGGCCGGCGTCCACGAGGGCTGGCCGTACCTGGCCATGGAGCTCATCGAAGGCCTCACCCTGCGCCACTACCTGGACGTGAGCACGGGCCAGCTGCAATCGGCCACGCCGCTCTCTCGCGCGCCGCTGTCCATCCGCCGCACCGAGGACGACGACTTCGGCAGCGTGGATGGCCCGGACGAGGACGCGGACGACGACTCGGTCGTGGACGAGGACAGCGACGACGGCACGTTCGGCCTCAACGCCTTCGCGGAGGAGGCCCCCAGCGAGGACCTGGCCAGCTTCCACGGCGCGGGCGCGGAGGACGACTCGGACTCGGACGACGTGCCGGTGGATCCGCGCCGCGAAGTCGCGCGCAGGCCGTCCACCCTGGCGCCCGTCACCCCGCCGCGCATGGCGGACCTGAACCGCCCGGAGCGCATGGGCCGGCTGAAGGACGCGTTGCTCCAGGTGTGCGAGGCGCTGGCGTACATCCACGGCCACGGGCTGGTGCACCGCGACCTGAAGCCGTCCAACATCATGGTGGACGACGACCGGCAGGTGCGGCTGATGGACTTCGGCCTCGCCAAGTTCCTCGCGGACGACGCGGGCATCACCGCGGACGGCAAGCTCGTGGGCACCTACCGGTACATGGCGCCGGAGCAGATTCTGGGAGAGCCGCTGGATGGGCGCTCGGACCTGTACAGCCTGGGCGTCATCCTGTACGAGCTGATGAGCGGGCGTCCGCCGTTCGACGCGAAAACGCCGCACGAGCTGTGGCGCCAGGTGCTGGAGACGGAGGCACCGCCGCTGCTCGCGCTCAACCTGCATGGCGACCCGCAGCTCGCGCGCGTCGCCCATCGCCTCATCCGCAAGGAGCCGGACGACCGGTTCCAGACGGCCGAGGAAGTCTACGAGGCCCTCTCCGAGTGAGCACCGCGACGACGCACACCCTCACCGTGGACGCCGCCAAGGCGGGCCAGCGCGTGGACCTGTTCGTGGGCGAGGCCC
Proteins encoded in this region:
- a CDS encoding serine/threonine-protein kinase encodes the protein MPRKAIGPYRVLETLGSGGAGTVYRARDRRTNDEVALKLLSTGPSLDDRAARRLVREFETLADLAHPNVVKVFEAGVHEGWPYLAMELIEGLTLRHYLDVSTGQLQSATPLSRAPLSIRRTEDDDFGSVDGPDEDADDDSVVDEDSDDGTFGLNAFAEEAPSEDLASFHGAGAEDDSDSDDVPVDPRREVARRPSTLAPVTPPRMADLNRPERMGRLKDALLQVCEALAYIHGHGLVHRDLKPSNIMVDDDRQVRLMDFGLAKFLADDAGITADGKLVGTYRYMAPEQILGEPLDGRSDLYSLGVILYELMSGRPPFDAKTPHELWRQVLETEAPPLLALNLHGDPQLARVAHRLIRKEPDDRFQTAEEVYEALSE